One Methanococcus voltae genomic region harbors:
- a CDS encoding tRNA uridine(34) 5-carboxymethylaminomethyl modification radical SAM/GNAT enzyme Elp3 — MTSELSKIKKTEEYKKFIRYLIEELLSNKEKIEELDAKRKKQKVEDIKAKSLRKFDLNIGFPPNSDILALATETEKKELSLILRKKPIRTLSGVAVVAVMTSPEPCPHGKCSFCPGGKESVFGDVPQSYTGKEPATMRGIMYKFDPYVQTSERLAQLEKVGHPTDKVELIIMGGTFPGRDIEYQENFIKGCLDAMNGLVSETLEEAQKINETASHRCVALTIETRPDYCKEEHIDEMLKLGATRVELGIQSTYDEVLDFVKRGHSVSESIKATSRLKNSGLKVSYHLIPGLPHTTEEMDKENIERVFNNPDFKPDLIKFYPCLVIEGTELYDLWKKGEYKPITDEEAVELVTYAKSIMPKWIRTSRIQRDIPATVIDEGVKKSNLGELVYKNLEEKGIKCKCIRCREVGHVCYKKGIKPDLSSIKLLVEEYEASGGKEFFISYEDVKNDLLIGYLRLRIPDMKAVFRAEIDENTALIRQVHVCGQQEELGSKIEDTKNWQHKGYGKLMLEEAEKIAKSHGKSKILITSGIGVREYYKKQGYDRVGAYMGKKLN, encoded by the coding sequence ATGACTTCGGAACTTTCAAAGATTAAGAAAACGGAAGAATATAAAAAATTTATAAGATATTTAATTGAAGAATTATTATCTAATAAAGAAAAAATTGAAGAATTAGATGCAAAAAGAAAAAAACAGAAAGTGGAAGATATTAAAGCAAAAAGTCTTCGAAAATTCGATTTAAATATTGGATTCCCCCCTAATTCAGATATTCTTGCCCTTGCAACAGAAACGGAAAAAAAAGAATTATCTTTAATTTTACGAAAAAAGCCTATTAGGACACTTTCAGGCGTTGCAGTAGTCGCAGTTATGACTTCACCCGAACCTTGTCCACACGGCAAATGTTCTTTCTGCCCGGGCGGTAAAGAAAGCGTATTTGGAGATGTTCCCCAAAGTTATACGGGAAAAGAGCCTGCAACTATGAGAGGCATTATGTATAAATTTGACCCTTACGTACAGACTTCTGAAAGATTAGCACAACTTGAAAAAGTAGGTCATCCGACAGATAAAGTTGAACTTATCATCATGGGCGGTACTTTCCCAGGGCGAGATATAGAGTACCAGGAAAACTTTATAAAAGGTTGTTTAGATGCTATGAATGGTTTAGTATCTGAAACGCTCGAAGAAGCTCAAAAAATAAATGAAACTGCTTCCCATAGGTGTGTTGCTCTTACAATTGAAACACGTCCTGACTACTGTAAAGAAGAACATATAGACGAAATGTTAAAGTTAGGTGCCACACGTGTTGAATTAGGTATTCAAAGTACGTATGATGAAGTATTAGACTTTGTAAAAAGAGGTCACTCAGTTTCTGAGTCAATTAAGGCTACTTCACGTCTTAAAAACAGCGGTTTAAAGGTTTCTTACCACCTTATTCCAGGATTGCCACATACTACAGAAGAAATGGATAAAGAAAATATTGAAAGAGTGTTCAATAATCCAGATTTTAAACCGGATTTAATAAAGTTCTACCCTTGTTTAGTTATTGAAGGGACAGAACTTTACGACTTATGGAAAAAAGGAGAATATAAACCAATTACTGATGAAGAAGCGGTTGAATTAGTAACTTATGCTAAATCAATTATGCCGAAATGGATTAGAACGTCACGTATACAGCGAGATATTCCTGCAACAGTTATTGATGAGGGCGTTAAAAAAAGTAACCTTGGAGAATTAGTGTATAAAAACCTTGAAGAAAAAGGTATAAAGTGCAAATGTATTCGATGTAGGGAAGTAGGTCACGTTTGTTATAAAAAAGGTATAAAACCGGACTTATCAAGTATAAAACTACTTGTTGAAGAGTATGAAGCTAGTGGGGGTAAAGAATTTTTTATATCCTATGAAGATGTTAAAAATGATTTATTAATCGGATACCTAAGACTTAGAATTCCAGATATGAAAGCAGTGTTTAGAGCAGAAATAGATGAAAATACTGCCCTAATAAGACAAGTTCATGTCTGCGGTCAGCAGGAAGAACTAGGTTCTAAAATAGAAGATACTAAAAACTGGCAACATAAAGGTTATGGAAAATTAATGCTCGAAGAAGCTGAAAAAATCGCAAAAAGTCACGGAAAATCAAAAATATTGATAACCAGTGGTATTGGAGTTAGAGAATACTATAAAAAACAAGGTTACGACCGAGTAGGTGCCTACATGGGCAAAAAATTGAATTAA
- a CDS encoding 6-carboxyhexanoate--CoA ligase yields the protein MKEEDEQEYYSLKMRASNEEKHISGAERLLKVEKVEDIEEVASELVSRALSHENGIPDFINLKVEKVNQKIKKIPHIPIVYNKDNIGTICEKNYEMSNKTNSRNYCHELLKNKFKEFGVNDVLCEFLIKLGFEIIDEGGMRGAAIISLDGSRLDIAFNEDIDKGVRVKNIDTDDNLKEKIRKNDLYTERTIEAIAIASKVIDLGVVAELCTSDNPSYTTGYVATEDGYFRIKNLKDPGETGGRVFYVNNLNEESLKELIDNLEDKPYLIY from the coding sequence ATGAAAGAAGAAGATGAACAAGAGTATTACAGTCTAAAAATGAGAGCTTCAAATGAAGAAAAACATATTTCGGGTGCAGAAAGACTTTTAAAGGTTGAAAAAGTAGAAGATATTGAAGAAGTAGCTTCAGAACTTGTATCTCGCGCGTTGAGTCATGAAAATGGGATACCAGATTTTATAAACTTAAAAGTTGAAAAAGTAAACCAAAAAATTAAAAAAATCCCCCATATTCCTATAGTGTACAATAAGGATAATATCGGAACTATTTGTGAAAAAAATTATGAAATGAGCAATAAAACAAATTCAAGGAATTATTGTCACGAATTACTAAAAAATAAGTTTAAAGAATTTGGGGTCAATGATGTATTATGCGAATTCCTAATTAAATTAGGGTTTGAGATTATCGATGAAGGGGGCATGCGTGGAGCTGCAATAATCTCCCTAGATGGCTCTCGATTAGATATTGCATTTAATGAAGACATTGACAAGGGCGTCAGGGTAAAAAACATAGATACTGACGATAATTTAAAGGAAAAAATAAGAAAAAACGACTTATATACTGAAAGAACCATCGAAGCAATAGCTATTGCCTCAAAAGTGATAGATTTAGGAGTAGTTGCAGAACTATGCACCTCGGATAATCCTTCGTATACCACAGGCTATGTTGCTACAGAAGACGGATACTTTAGAATTAAAAACTTAAAAGATCCGGGGGAAACGGGCGGCAGGGTATTCTACGTAAACAATTTGAATGAAGAATCCCTTAAAGAATTAATAGATAATTTAGAAGATAAGCCCTATTTAATATATTAA
- a CDS encoding aminotransferase class I/II-fold pyridoxal phosphate-dependent enzyme, which yields MLKNRINLELDEIKRNNLYRSFKNFYDPNYEHNFKINKNMGKNFSSNDYLCLSSNVEILNTIKDALKYGSGSTGSRLTSGNINHEKLEKTISEFKDTDSSLVYSSGYATNLGVISALCSKKDLILSDSLNHASIIDGCRLSNAEKIIYPHRDVEFIKKILEDDKFLKENQFGNIFIITDGVFSMDGDIAPIDELFKLCNDFNCTLIIDDAHGTGVLGKKGKGSLEHFKIKANENVIQIGTLSKANGLVGGYVAGYSELIDYLINKSRSFIYSTSLPPYVIAGAIKSFELIKNGDYVSKLQKNVSITNKIFSDLKNINFDDKHKTPIYPLVFGKNTMDMSNYLYNAGYQCIGIRYPTVAKGSERIRVSITSCHEKEDVVSLKDEISIYLEN from the coding sequence ATGCTAAAAAATAGAATTAATTTAGAATTGGATGAAATTAAAAGAAATAATCTATATCGATCCTTTAAGAATTTTTATGACCCTAATTATGAACATAATTTTAAAATTAATAAAAATATGGGCAAAAACTTTTCATCCAATGACTATCTATGTTTGTCATCTAATGTAGAGATACTAAATACCATAAAGGATGCTTTAAAATATGGATCAGGATCTACAGGATCACGTTTAACGTCAGGAAATATAAATCATGAAAAACTTGAAAAGACAATCTCTGAATTTAAAGATACTGATTCATCTCTTGTATACTCCTCAGGATATGCAACAAATTTGGGGGTTATAAGTGCGTTATGCTCCAAAAAAGATTTAATCCTAAGCGATAGCCTCAATCATGCGTCTATAATCGATGGTTGTAGGCTCTCGAATGCTGAAAAAATTATATATCCCCACCGTGATGTGGAATTCATTAAAAAAATTCTTGAAGATGATAAATTCTTGAAAGAAAATCAATTTGGGAATATTTTTATAATAACGGACGGGGTTTTTAGCATGGATGGAGATATTGCCCCGATTGATGAATTATTTAAGCTTTGTAATGATTTTAATTGTACTTTAATTATTGACGATGCGCATGGTACCGGCGTTTTAGGTAAAAAAGGTAAAGGAAGCTTAGAACATTTTAAAATTAAAGCTAATGAAAATGTTATACAAATTGGTACATTGTCTAAGGCTAATGGGTTAGTAGGCGGTTATGTTGCAGGCTATTCAGAATTAATAGATTATTTGATAAATAAATCACGTAGTTTTATATATTCTACTTCATTACCTCCTTACGTAATTGCTGGAGCAATTAAATCTTTTGAATTAATTAAAAATGGAGATTACGTTTCCAAATTGCAAAAAAATGTATCGATTACTAATAAAATTTTCAGTGATTTAAAGAATATTAACTTTGACGATAAGCATAAAACTCCAATATATCCTCTTGTATTTGGTAAAAATACCATGGATATGTCCAATTACTTATATAATGCTGGTTATCAATGTATAGGGATTAGATACCCAACCGTTGCTAAAGGTAGCGAGAGAATAAGAGTTTCAATTACTTCTTGCCATGAAAAAGAGGACGTTGTTAGTTTAAAAGATGAAATTAGTATATATCTTGAAAATTAG
- the bioD gene encoding dethiobiotin synthase, which yields MIFVTGTDTDIGKTHVSGIIASEVSKFKKTGYMKPVETGGRPDTNKIMKLLDMKDLDGKNIDIDIVNPINFKNPLSPNISAIVENSEYKMDFEKIKESYEYLKNIYEYIIVEGAGGACVPLKKGYYVADIAKMLNIPCVVVARPNLGTINHIILTTEFLKNRGIEVLGIIINSTCDLKEVPYYEETFKTIEEYSGFKIIGIIEKDDVKLDIDKLLI from the coding sequence ATGATATTCGTTACAGGTACCGACACAGATATAGGGAAAACACACGTTTCAGGGATTATTGCTTCAGAAGTAAGTAAATTCAAAAAAACAGGCTATATGAAACCTGTTGAAACTGGCGGTAGACCGGATACCAATAAAATTATGAAATTATTGGATATGAAGGATTTAGATGGAAAAAATATTGATATAGATATAGTAAATCCCATTAATTTCAAAAATCCATTATCCCCAAACATATCTGCAATTGTAGAAAATTCAGAGTATAAAATGGACTTTGAAAAAATTAAAGAATCTTATGAATATTTAAAAAATATTTACGAATATATTATCGTAGAGGGGGCAGGAGGTGCTTGCGTACCTTTAAAAAAAGGCTATTATGTAGCAGATATTGCCAAAATGTTAAACATACCTTGTGTAGTGGTTGCAAGACCTAACTTGGGTACTATCAACCATATTATTTTAACAACTGAATTCTTGAAAAACAGAGGTATCGAAGTATTGGGTATTATAATCAATAGTACTTGCGATTTAAAAGAAGTTCCTTACTACGAGGAGACCTTCAAAACTATTGAAGAATATTCGGGATTTAAAATTATTGGAATTATTGAAAAAGATGACGTTAAATTAGATATAGATAAATTGTTAATTTAA
- a CDS encoding nicotinamide-nucleotide adenylyltransferase, giving the protein MKHTERALIIGRWQPFHNGHYEIIKKISNEVDELIIGIGSSQRSHSLKDPFTAGERMMMISKSLENLDIRYYTIPISDIDFNAIWVSCVEALTPPFNQVYTGNSLVRELFTEKGYIVKKPELYNRAEYSGTKIRQKMLNNQKWEHLVPKSVVDVIKEIDGVGRIKRLNEKDY; this is encoded by the coding sequence ATGAAACACACAGAAAGAGCTTTAATCATTGGACGGTGGCAACCATTTCACAATGGGCATTATGAGATAATTAAAAAGATATCCAATGAAGTAGATGAATTAATAATTGGAATAGGTAGTAGTCAGAGGAGCCATAGCTTAAAAGACCCGTTTACAGCGGGTGAACGTATGATGATGATATCAAAATCACTTGAAAATCTAGATATTCGATACTATACGATACCTATTAGCGACATAGATTTTAACGCCATTTGGGTTTCATGTGTTGAGGCACTTACCCCGCCCTTTAATCAAGTGTATACGGGCAACTCTTTGGTAAGGGAATTATTCACTGAAAAAGGATATATTGTTAAAAAACCCGAACTTTATAATCGAGCAGAGTATTCGGGGACTAAAATAAGACAAAAAATGCTCAATAACCAAAAATGGGAACATTTGGTACCAAAATCGGTTGTAGACGTTATTAAGGAAATAGATGGCGTAGGCAGGATAAAAAGACTTAACGAAAAAGACTATTAA
- a CDS encoding 30S ribosomal protein S15 encodes MARLHSGKRGSSSSTRPLRTEVPAWVILNAEEVEARIIEMAKEGKQSALIGNIMRDMYGVPNVKLMTGKSVSTIMKEAGFYPEVPEDLLNLMKKAINLRNHLENNPRDTHSKTGLHLIESKIRRLVKYYKGTKVLPATWRYSPEAARLLVE; translated from the coding sequence ATGGCAAGATTACACTCTGGTAAAAGAGGTTCCTCCAGTTCAACAAGACCTTTGAGAACAGAAGTTCCTGCATGGGTTATTTTGAATGCTGAGGAAGTAGAAGCAAGAATTATCGAAATGGCAAAAGAAGGAAAGCAATCAGCTTTAATCGGTAACATAATGAGAGACATGTACGGTGTACCTAACGTTAAGTTAATGACCGGAAAAAGTGTTTCAACAATCATGAAAGAAGCTGGATTCTACCCTGAAGTTCCAGAAGATTTATTAAACTTGATGAAAAAAGCTATCAACTTAAGAAACCATTTAGAAAACAACCCAAGAGATACACACTCAAAAACAGGTTTACACTTAATTGAGTCAAAAATCAGAAGGTTAGTTAAATACTACAAAGGTACAAAAGTATTACCTGCTACATGGAGATACTCACCTGAAGCTGCAAGATTATTAGTAGAATAA